From Trichomycterus rosablanca isolate fTriRos1 chromosome 27, fTriRos1.hap1, whole genome shotgun sequence, a single genomic window includes:
- the adarb1a gene encoding double-stranded RNA-specific editase 1a, translating into MSLPKSCWSMAALYHCMIRRRYKRKRKKRSERKGTTGWCRVKDLQSVLGVIVDEEDIMSSCSTDIKENCNLDNRSAKTGPGTGLQTANGSLPRGSNRKRPLEEGNRGHANSKFRPKRRKKAASQVSPKNALMQLNEIKPGLQYKLLSQSGPVHAPVFSMSVEVNGQRFEGIGPTKKKAKLNAAEMALRSFVQFPNASEAHVAMGRTLSTDTDFTSDQADFPDVLFNGFETPRCPSTNGQRRPPNEPLMPVLVSQQSHMSHGKNAVMILNELRPGLKYEFVAETGESHAKNFVMSVTVDSQVFQGSGRNKKLAKSRAAQAALSGLFNMQLDQTPSKQPIPRDGLQLHLPQVLADAVSRLVFEKFSELTDNFTSPHARRKVLAGVVMTTGTDVKDAQVICVSTGTKCINGEYMSDRGLALNDCHAEIIARRSLIRYLYSQLEYFLSNNPEDHEKSIFQRCEQNGYQLKNGVQFHLYISTSPCGDARIFSPHEAAIDDQGDRHPNRKARGQLRTKIESGEGTIPVRSSNTIQTWDGVLQGERLLTMSCSDKIARWNVVGVQGSLMSYFSKPIYFSSIILGSLYHADHLSRAMYQRVAEMEELPSSFTLNRPLLSGISNAEARQPGKAPNFSVNWTLGDQGLEVINATTGKDDLGRPSHLCKHALYSRWVCLHAKLSQTMRIKLTTPSLYHEAKQGAVDYHTAKQTLIQAFQKAGLGAWVKKPIEQDQFSLRQ; encoded by the exons GTTCATGCAGCACTGACATTAAAGAGAACTGCAATCTGGACAACCGCTCAGCCAAGACAGGACCGGGGACGGGGTTACAAACAGCTAATGGGAGCCTGCCGAGGGGCTCAAACCGTAAGCGCCCGTTGGAGGAGGGCAATCGAGGTCATGCCAACTCCAAATTCCGTCCCAAGAGGCGCAAAAAAGCAGCGAGTCAGGTGTCGCCCAAAAACGCGCTGATGCAGCTGAACGAGATCAAACCTGGCCTACAGTACAAGCTTCTGTCGCAGTCGGGGCCCGTTCACGCTCCCGTCTTCTCCATGAGCGTGGAGGTCAACGGACAGCGTTTCGAGGGCATCGGGCCCACCAAAAAAAAGGCCAAGCTAAACGCTGCGGAGATGGCGCTGCGTTCCTTCGTTCAGTTTCCCAATGCCTCAGAGGCTCACGTGGCCATGGGTCGCACACTCAGCACAGACACCGACTTCACCTCAGATCAAGCCGACTTCCCGGACGTCCTGTTTAACGGATTTGAGACGCCCCGCTGCCCTAGCACCAACGGTCAACGACGCCCCCCGAATGAGCCCCTGATGCCGGTTTTAGTGTCGCAGCAGAGCCACATGAGCCACGGCAAGAACGCAGTAATGATCCTGAACGAACTCCGGCCTGGCCTCAAGTACGAGTTTGTTGCCGAAACCGGAGAGAGCCACGCGAAGAATTTTGTGATGTCTGTAACCGTGGACTCGCAGGTTTTTCAGGGCTCAGGACGGAATAAGAAGCTGGCGAAGTCACGTGCTGCTCAGGCTGCACTTTCAGGCCTCTTCAACATGCAGCTAGATCAGACGCCATCCAAACAGCCAATACCAAGAGACGGGCTGCAGTTACACCTACCGCAG GTCCTGGCAGACGCCGTGTCTCGACTGGTGTTCGAGAAGTTCAGCGAGCTGACGGATAACTTCACTTCGCCTCATGCACGACGGAAAGTACTTGCTGGTGTCGTTATGACTACAG ggaCTGATGTGAAGGACGCGCAGGTGATCTGCGTTTCCACAGGCACCAAATGCATAAACGGTGAATACATGAGTGATCGAGGCCTGGCACTAAATGACTGTCATGCTGAGATCATTGCACGACGTTCACTAATCAGATATCTATACAGTCAGCTGGAGTATTTCCTCAG TAACAATCCCGAGGACCACGAGAAGTCCATATTCCAGCGGTGTGAACAGAACGGCTACCAGCTAAAGAATGGAGTTCAGTTCCACCTGTACATCAGCACCTCACCATGTGGCGACGCCCGCATCTTCTCTCCACATGAAGCCGCCATTGATG ATCAGGGGGACAGACACCCAAACAGAAAAGCCAGAGGGCAGCTGCGCACCAAGATTGAATCCGGCGAGGGCACAATTCCTGTACGCTCCAGCAACACCATCCAGACGTGGGACGGAGTCCTGCAGGGCGAAAGGCTGCTCACCATGTCTTGCAGTGACAAGATCGCCAG GTGGAATGTAGTAGGTGTGCAGGGTTCCCTGATGAGCTATTTCTCGAAGCCCATTTATTTCTCCAGTATAATCCTGGGCAGTCTGTACCACGCCGATCACTTGTCCAGGGCCATGTACCAGCGTGTCGCAGAGATGGAGGAGCTTCCATCATCGTTTACCCTCAACAGACCCCTGCTAAGCG GTATCAGTAATGCAGAGGCACGGCAGCCTGGTAAAGCTCCAAATTTTAGCGTGAACTGGACACTCGGAGATCAGGGACTGGAAGTCATAAACGCCACCACAGGGAAAGACGACCTCGGCCGACCTTCTCACCTCTGCAAACATGCCCTGTACAGCCGCTGGGTCTGTCTGCATGCCAAG CTCTCCCAGACTATGAGGATCAAACTGACGACGCCCAGTTTGTACCACGAAGCCAAACAGGGCGCGGTCGATTATCACACAGCCAAGCAGACTCTGATCCAGGCCTTCCAGAAAGCAGGACTCGGCGCCTGGGTCAAAAAACCCATCGAGCAGGACCAGTTCTCCCTCAGACAGTGA